The proteins below are encoded in one region of Buttiauxella gaviniae:
- a CDS encoding FliC/FljB family flagellin — MAQVINTNSLSLLTQNNLNKSQSSLGTAIERLSSGLRINSAKDDAAGQAIANRFTANIKGLTQASRNANDGISIAQTTEGALSEINNNLQRVRELSVQATNGTNSQSDLDSIQNEITQRLSEIDRVSGQTQFNGVKVLSADSSMKIQVGANDGETITIDLKEITSSTLGLNGFNVNGKGDVANTAATLKDMTGLTASASGTVGVTQYTNNAAKASSSDILAAVGTATGDKVNTTANVGLGTTAATDYVFDKSSNTYKAATVNGVDNTDVASFLNTKAGDTTKATVSIGGKSQDVIIDKSGKMTAADDNAVLYLDGTGNLTKTAADPADVQATLADLADATGGAVATIKTDKGSFTSATGGKFNATNVVVAGDTFSNAVKNGTYTATVSGNAYTVTAGAVGANAFMNEGKLSTTPPTYFAQADGSITTTEDATLGKTVYKTADGKLTTAEKSESEKSADPLKALDKALAQVDALRSDLGAVQNRFDSTITNLGNTLGNLTSARSRIEDADYATEVSNMSRAQILQQAGTSVLAQANQVPQGVLSLLR; from the coding sequence ATGGCACAAGTTATCAACACTAACAGCCTGTCGCTGTTGACCCAAAACAATCTGAACAAATCTCAGTCTTCTCTGGGCACTGCTATTGAGCGTCTGTCCTCCGGTCTGCGTATTAACAGCGCGAAAGACGATGCTGCGGGCCAGGCCATTGCTAACCGCTTCACTGCAAACATCAAAGGCCTGACTCAGGCTTCCCGTAACGCCAACGACGGTATCTCCATCGCGCAGACTACTGAAGGCGCGCTGTCTGAAATCAACAACAACTTGCAGCGTGTACGTGAGCTGTCTGTTCAGGCAACTAACGGGACTAACTCCCAGTCTGACCTGGATTCAATCCAGAATGAAATCACCCAGCGCCTGAGTGAAATTGACCGTGTATCTGGTCAAACTCAGTTTAACGGCGTGAAAGTACTTTCTGCTGACAGCTCTATGAAAATTCAGGTTGGCGCGAACGACGGTGAAACTATCACTATTGACCTGAAAGAAATTACTTCTTCTACGTTGGGCCTGAACGGCTTTAACGTGAATGGTAAAGGTGATGTGGCTAACACGGCCGCTACGCTGAAAGACATGACTGGCCTGACTGCAAGCGCAAGCGGTACAGTTGGCGTCACTCAATACACAAACAATGCAGCTAAAGCTTCTTCAAGCGATATCCTCGCAGCAGTAGGTACAGCTACAGGCGATAAAGTTAATACAACTGCGAACGTTGGCCTTGGAACTACAGCGGCAACTGACTATGTATTCGATAAATCATCAAATACTTATAAAGCGGCAACAGTAAATGGTGTTGATAATACAGATGTAGCTTCATTCCTGAATACCAAAGCGGGCGATACAACCAAAGCAACGGTTTCTATCGGTGGTAAATCTCAGGACGTTATCATTGATAAATCAGGCAAAATGACTGCCGCAGATGATAATGCAGTTCTGTATTTGGATGGTACTGGTAACCTAACTAAAACAGCAGCAGATCCAGCTGATGTTCAAGCAACATTAGCAGACTTAGCTGATGCTACTGGTGGTGCAGTTGCTACCATTAAAACTGACAAAGGTTCTTTCACCAGTGCTACTGGCGGTAAGTTCAATGCAACTAACGTGGTAGTTGCAGGTGATACTTTCTCTAATGCCGTTAAGAATGGTACTTACACTGCTACTGTTAGTGGTAATGCATATACAGTTACTGCTGGTGCTGTAGGTGCTAATGCCTTCATGAATGAAGGTAAACTGAGCACAACACCACCAACTTACTTCGCGCAGGCTGATGGTTCAATCACGACCACTGAAGATGCTACTTTAGGCAAAACAGTTTACAAAACAGCCGATGGTAAATTGACCACAGCTGAGAAAAGTGAATCCGAAAAATCTGCTGACCCACTGAAAGCTTTGGACAAAGCCCTGGCACAGGTCGACGCCCTGCGTTCAGACCTCGGTGCGGTACAGAACCGTTTCGACTCTACCATCACTAACCTGGGTAACACCCTGGGCAACCTGACCTCTGCTCGTAGCCGTATCGAAGATGCTGACTACGCGACCGAAGTTTCCAACATGTCTCGTGCGCAGATCCTGCAACAGGCGGGTACTTCTGTTCTGGCACAGGCAAACCAGGTACCGCAGGGCGTTCTGTCTCTGCTGCGTTAA
- a CDS encoding RNA polymerase sigma factor FliA yields MNSLYTAEGVMDKHSLWQRYVPLVRHEALRLQVRLPASVELDDLLQAGGIGLLNAVDRYDALQGTAFTTYAVQRIRGAMLDELRSRDWVPRSVRRNARGVAQAIGQLEQELGRNATETEVADRLEIPLNEYRQMLLDTNNSQLFSYDEWREEHGDSIELITEEHQQANPLQQLLEGNLRQRVMDAIEALPDREKMVLTLYYQEELNLKEIGAVLDVGESRISQLHSQAIKRLRTKLGKL; encoded by the coding sequence GTGAATTCACTGTATACCGCTGAAGGTGTGATGGATAAACACTCGCTGTGGCAGCGTTATGTACCGCTGGTGCGTCACGAAGCATTGCGCCTGCAGGTACGCCTGCCCGCGAGTGTGGAGCTTGACGACCTGCTACAGGCGGGCGGCATCGGGTTGTTAAACGCAGTGGACCGTTATGATGCCCTGCAAGGAACGGCATTTACTACCTACGCGGTGCAGCGCATCCGTGGGGCGATGCTTGATGAGTTGCGCAGCCGTGACTGGGTGCCCCGCAGCGTCAGGCGTAACGCCCGCGGCGTTGCGCAGGCAATAGGTCAACTGGAGCAAGAGCTGGGCCGCAATGCCACCGAAACGGAAGTGGCAGACCGGTTAGAAATCCCGCTCAACGAATACCGTCAGATGTTGCTCGACACCAATAACAGTCAACTTTTCTCTTATGACGAGTGGCGTGAAGAGCATGGCGACAGTATCGAACTGATTACCGAAGAGCATCAGCAGGCGAACCCGCTCCAGCAACTGTTGGAAGGGAATTTGCGCCAGCGTGTGATGGACGCGATTGAAGCGCTGCCGGATCGCGAAAAGATGGTGCTGACCCTCTACTACCAGGAAGAGCTGAATCTCAAAGAGATTGGCGCGGTACTGGATGTGGGGGAGTCGCGCATTAGTCAGTTGCACAGCCAGGCGATTAAACGCTTACGCACGAAGCTCGGTAAGTTGTAG
- the amyA gene encoding alpha-amylase — MKNPTLLQFFHWYYPGGGQLWAEVAERAATLNDIGVNMVWLPPAYKGSSGGYSVGYDCYDLFDLGEFDQKGSVATKYGDKAQLMAAIKALQENDIAVLLDVVVNHKMGADEKEQIRVNRVNEENRNEIDDEVIECEAWTRYTFPAREGKYSKFIWDFKCFSGVDHIENPDEDGIFKIINDYTGEGWNDQVDDELGNFDYLMGENIDFRNHAVTEEIKYWARWVMAETGCNGFRLDAVKHIPAWFYKEWIEHVQEVAEQPLFIVAEYWSHEVDKLQEYIAQVDGKTMLFDAPLQMKFHQASKQGRDYDMSQIFTGTLVEADPFHAVTLVANHDTQPLQSLEAPVEAWFKPLAYALILLRENGVPSVFYPDLFGASYDDEGGDGETYHIDMPIIEQLDDLIHARERFAHGVQTLYFDHPNCIAFSRSGTDEHPGCVVVLSNGDEGEKTIELGDNYGGKNWRDYLGNREEIVTTDEQGTATFTCNGGSVSVWVMEEVL, encoded by the coding sequence ATGAAAAACCCAACTTTATTGCAATTTTTCCATTGGTATTACCCCGGAGGGGGCCAACTGTGGGCGGAAGTCGCCGAACGCGCCGCAACGCTCAACGACATCGGCGTGAATATGGTTTGGCTGCCACCCGCCTATAAAGGCAGTTCTGGCGGCTATTCGGTCGGTTATGACTGTTACGATCTGTTTGACCTTGGGGAATTTGACCAAAAAGGGTCGGTTGCCACCAAATACGGCGATAAAGCGCAATTAATGGCGGCGATAAAAGCCCTGCAAGAAAATGATATCGCCGTGCTGCTTGATGTGGTGGTCAACCACAAAATGGGCGCCGATGAAAAAGAGCAGATCCGTGTCAACCGCGTCAACGAAGAAAACCGTAACGAAATTGACGATGAAGTTATCGAATGCGAAGCCTGGACGCGCTACACCTTCCCTGCCCGCGAGGGAAAATACTCGAAATTTATCTGGGATTTTAAATGCTTCAGCGGCGTAGACCACATCGAAAACCCGGATGAAGACGGCATTTTCAAAATCATCAACGATTACACCGGCGAAGGCTGGAACGACCAGGTGGATGATGAGCTGGGTAATTTCGACTACCTGATGGGCGAAAACATCGACTTCCGCAACCACGCCGTCACCGAAGAGATTAAATACTGGGCGCGATGGGTGATGGCCGAAACCGGCTGCAACGGCTTCCGCCTGGATGCGGTAAAACATATTCCCGCGTGGTTCTATAAAGAGTGGATTGAGCACGTTCAGGAAGTCGCTGAACAGCCGCTGTTTATCGTCGCTGAATACTGGTCGCACGAGGTTGATAAACTTCAGGAGTATATTGCCCAGGTCGACGGCAAAACCATGCTGTTTGACGCCCCGCTGCAAATGAAATTCCACCAGGCATCGAAGCAAGGCCGTGATTACGACATGAGCCAGATTTTCACCGGCACGCTGGTGGAGGCCGATCCTTTCCACGCCGTAACATTGGTCGCCAACCACGACACGCAACCGTTGCAATCCCTTGAGGCACCGGTTGAAGCGTGGTTCAAACCGCTGGCTTATGCGCTAATTTTGCTGCGTGAAAACGGCGTGCCGAGCGTGTTTTACCCCGACTTGTTTGGCGCCAGCTACGACGATGAAGGCGGCGATGGCGAAACGTATCATATTGATATGCCAATTATCGAACAGCTTGATGATTTAATTCACGCCCGCGAACGCTTCGCTCATGGCGTGCAAACGCTCTATTTCGATCATCCCAACTGTATTGCCTTTAGCCGCAGTGGCACCGATGAACATCCGGGCTGCGTGGTGGTGTTATCCAACGGTGATGAAGGCGAAAAAACCATTGAGCTTGGCGATAACTATGGCGGCAAAAACTGGCGAGATTACCTTGGCAACCGGGAAGAGATTGTCACTACCGATGAGCAAGGCACTGCGACCTTTACCTGTAACGGCGGCAGCGTCAGCGTGTGGGTGATGGAAGAGGTGTTATAG
- the fliS gene encoding flagellar export chaperone FliS translates to MYSARGTQAYAQIGVESAVMSASPHQLIVLLFDGALSALVRARLFMQQGELAAKGEALSKAINIIDNGLKAGLDRDQGGEIAENLSSLYDYMIRRLMLGNLRNDVEAIEEVEGLLTNIADAWKQISPQNVAREPA, encoded by the coding sequence ATGTACAGCGCGCGGGGTACCCAAGCATATGCTCAAATCGGTGTGGAAAGCGCCGTGATGAGCGCGAGTCCTCATCAACTGATTGTTTTGCTTTTTGATGGAGCATTAAGCGCCCTGGTCAGAGCTCGCTTGTTTATGCAGCAAGGAGAGCTAGCCGCGAAAGGGGAAGCTCTCAGTAAAGCCATCAACATTATCGATAACGGCCTGAAAGCGGGGCTCGATCGTGACCAGGGTGGCGAAATCGCCGAGAATTTATCGTCTCTGTATGACTACATGATTCGCCGCTTGATGCTGGGGAATCTTCGTAATGACGTTGAGGCGATAGAAGAAGTTGAAGGGTTATTAACCAACATTGCGGATGCCTGGAAACAGATCTCTCCTCAAAACGTTGCGCGGGAGCCTGCCTAA
- the yedE gene encoding selenium metabolism membrane protein YedE/FdhT, which translates to MFWQHFKINYLVKFWAPMPAVIAAGILSTYYFGLTGTFWAVTGEFTRWGGQLLQLAGVHTEEWGYFKLIHLDGSPLTRIDGMMIIGMFGGCFAAALWANNVKLRMPQHRIRIFQAVLGGIIAGFGARLAMGCNLAAFFTGIPQFSLHAWFFALATAIGSWFGAKFTLLPMFRIPVKLQKVSASLPLTQKPEQAKRRFRIGMLVFAGMLGWGALTAMNQPKLGLAMLFGVAFGLLIERAQICFTSAFRDMWITGRTHMAKAIILGMAVSAIGIFSYVQLGVAPKIMWAGPNAVIGGLLFGFGIVLAGGCETGWMYRAVEGQVHYWWVGLGNVIGSTLLAYYWDSLSPALATNWDKVNLLNTFGPLGGLLVTYLLLLAAFLLVVGWEKQFFRRKNLSISEPNKEPV; encoded by the coding sequence ATGTTCTGGCAACACTTTAAAATCAATTATCTGGTTAAATTCTGGGCGCCCATGCCCGCGGTTATCGCGGCAGGTATTCTCTCAACGTATTATTTCGGCCTGACGGGCACCTTCTGGGCGGTCACCGGCGAGTTCACCCGCTGGGGCGGGCAACTCCTTCAGCTAGCCGGGGTGCATACCGAAGAATGGGGTTATTTCAAACTCATTCATCTCGACGGAAGCCCGCTGACACGCATTGATGGGATGATGATCATCGGCATGTTCGGGGGCTGCTTTGCCGCCGCCCTTTGGGCAAATAACGTGAAATTGCGAATGCCACAGCATCGCATCCGCATTTTCCAGGCGGTGCTGGGCGGCATTATTGCCGGTTTCGGTGCGCGTCTGGCGATGGGTTGTAACCTCGCCGCCTTCTTTACCGGCATCCCTCAGTTCTCTTTGCACGCCTGGTTCTTCGCGTTAGCGACCGCCATCGGTTCGTGGTTCGGTGCAAAATTCACGCTTCTGCCGATGTTCCGTATTCCCGTCAAACTGCAAAAAGTATCCGCATCTTTGCCGCTGACTCAGAAACCCGAGCAGGCTAAACGCCGCTTCCGCATCGGCATGCTGGTGTTCGCGGGCATGTTAGGTTGGGGGGCGCTGACCGCAATGAACCAGCCCAAACTGGGTCTGGCGATGCTTTTTGGCGTCGCGTTTGGTTTATTGATTGAGCGGGCGCAAATCTGCTTTACCTCCGCATTTCGTGATATGTGGATCACCGGGCGCACACATATGGCGAAAGCCATTATTCTGGGCATGGCGGTCAGCGCCATCGGTATCTTCAGTTATGTACAGCTCGGCGTTGCGCCAAAAATTATGTGGGCGGGTCCAAATGCAGTAATCGGTGGGCTACTGTTCGGCTTTGGGATTGTGCTGGCGGGCGGGTGTGAAACCGGCTGGATGTATCGCGCGGTTGAAGGGCAAGTTCATTACTGGTGGGTCGGATTAGGTAACGTCATTGGCTCCACCCTCTTAGCCTACTACTGGGATTCGCTCTCCCCTGCGCTGGCGACCAACTGGGATAAAGTGAATCTGCTTAATACCTTTGGCCCGCTTGGCGGATTGCTGGTCACTTATTTACTGTTACTCGCCGCATTCTTGCTGGTAGTGGGTTGGGAGAAACAGTTCTTCCGCCGCAAAAATCTGTCCATTAGCGAACCCAATAAGGAGCCTGTATGA
- the tcyJ gene encoding cystine ABC transporter substrate-binding protein: protein MKLAMVGRQALMGVLAVAMVAGASVKTFAAENLLAKVKDRGTLLVGLEGTYPPFSFQGDDGKLTGFEVEFAEQLAQHLGVKASLKPTKWDGMLASLDSKRIDVVINQVTISDERKKKYDFSTPYTVSGIQALVKKGNEGSITGPDSLKGKKVGVGLGTNYEEWLRANVQGVDIRTYDDDPTKYQDLRVGRIDAILVDRLAALDLVKKTKDTLAVAGEPFSRQEAGVAVRKGNEDLVEAINKGIAEMQKDGSLAKLSEKWFGADVTK from the coding sequence ATGAAATTAGCAATGGTGGGGCGTCAGGCGCTGATGGGCGTACTGGCTGTGGCAATGGTAGCTGGCGCGAGTGTTAAAACCTTTGCGGCTGAAAATTTGCTGGCGAAAGTGAAAGATCGCGGCACGCTGCTGGTTGGCCTGGAAGGGACTTATCCTCCTTTTAGCTTCCAGGGCGATGACGGCAAACTGACCGGTTTTGAAGTCGAGTTTGCTGAGCAACTGGCGCAACATCTGGGTGTGAAAGCCTCGCTGAAGCCGACCAAATGGGACGGCATGCTGGCGTCGCTGGACTCCAAACGCATCGACGTGGTGATTAACCAGGTCACGATTTCCGATGAACGTAAGAAAAAATATGACTTCTCCACGCCGTACACCGTTTCCGGTATTCAGGCGCTGGTGAAAAAGGGCAATGAAGGCAGCATCACCGGGCCGGATTCCCTGAAAGGTAAAAAAGTGGGCGTCGGTCTTGGGACGAACTACGAAGAGTGGTTGCGTGCCAATGTGCAGGGCGTAGATATCCGCACCTATGATGATGACCCAACGAAATATCAGGATCTGCGCGTAGGCCGTATTGATGCGATTCTGGTTGACCGCCTGGCGGCGCTGGATCTGGTGAAGAAAACCAAAGATACCCTGGCCGTTGCGGGCGAACCGTTCTCTCGTCAGGAAGCGGGTGTTGCAGTGCGTAAAGGTAACGAAGATCTGGTTGAAGCGATCAACAAAGGTATCGCTGAAATGCAGAAAGACGGCTCTCTGGCTAAACTGTCCGAGAAGTGGTTCGGGGCTGACGTTACTAAATAA
- a CDS encoding serine acetyltransferase has translation MRDFFSTLMYDLKINTAKSKVIILIFRLATIHAKTKALYPLSLLFVILNRLINEGLFGVELSYHLQIGKGFKIWHGNSMIINRSCVIGEGFTIRQFCTLGSNKNGVDIKFKVGNNVNMGAHSCIIGDDIEIGDNVIIGVGTLVLKSVPSNSTVISSNKMVVIERHDTLAI, from the coding sequence ATGCGTGATTTCTTTTCCACATTAATGTATGACTTGAAAATAAATACTGCAAAATCAAAGGTCATCATCTTAATTTTTCGGCTGGCGACCATTCATGCCAAAACAAAAGCGTTGTATCCCCTTTCATTGCTTTTTGTGATTCTCAACAGGCTGATTAATGAGGGCCTGTTTGGCGTGGAACTTTCCTATCATTTACAGATAGGGAAAGGCTTTAAAATTTGGCACGGTAACTCCATGATCATAAACAGAAGCTGTGTGATTGGCGAAGGCTTTACCATCAGGCAGTTTTGCACCCTCGGCAGCAACAAAAATGGCGTGGATATCAAATTTAAAGTCGGGAATAACGTCAATATGGGCGCCCACTCCTGCATCATTGGCGATGATATAGAAATTGGTGATAACGTCATCATTGGTGTAGGTACTCTGGTGTTAAAAAGCGTGCCGTCAAACAGCACGGTAATATCAAGTAATAAAATGGTTGTTATTGAAAGGCATGACACCTTAGCCATTTAA
- the fliT gene encoding flagella biosynthesis regulatory protein FliT, with amino-acid sequence MSPYVELISRWQNVVLLSQSLLELAQRGEWDLLLEQEVAYLQGIETLNANPIPPGTAKSVQDMLQKNLEQILANEQALKNLLQQRLDELSALIGQSSRQQTLNHTYGRLSGQLLVPDAPQ; translated from the coding sequence ATGTCGCCGTATGTAGAACTTATCAGCCGGTGGCAAAACGTGGTGCTGTTAAGCCAGTCCCTCTTGGAATTGGCGCAGCGCGGCGAGTGGGATCTCTTGCTGGAACAGGAAGTCGCTTATCTGCAGGGCATTGAAACGCTCAATGCTAACCCAATTCCGCCGGGTACGGCGAAAAGCGTGCAGGATATGTTGCAGAAAAATCTTGAGCAAATCCTCGCCAACGAGCAGGCGTTAAAGAATTTATTGCAGCAGCGTCTGGACGAATTGAGCGCGTTAATTGGCCAGTCTTCACGCCAGCAAACCCTGAATCACACGTACGGACGGTTATCAGGCCAGTTACTGGTACCCGATGCTCCACAATAA
- the yedD gene encoding lipoprotein YedD, whose translation MKKIALLTVLLALSGCVQVDDYREVVKTPAPAGLAGYWQSQGPQSEMVSPEAIATLVVTPAGDTLDCRQWQRVIALPGKLMQRSDDWYNVTHKRDVYSVEREGDMLEYAGMTLKRVDRPTQECADYLQKNPLDSKLP comes from the coding sequence ATGAAAAAAATTGCATTATTGACAGTGTTGCTGGCATTGAGCGGCTGTGTGCAGGTTGATGATTACCGCGAAGTGGTGAAAACACCAGCACCTGCGGGGCTCGCCGGATACTGGCAGTCGCAGGGGCCGCAAAGTGAGATGGTAAGCCCTGAAGCGATTGCAACGCTTGTGGTTACGCCCGCAGGGGATACGCTGGATTGCCGCCAGTGGCAACGCGTGATTGCCCTTCCGGGTAAGCTGATGCAGCGTTCGGACGACTGGTATAACGTCACTCATAAACGCGACGTATATAGCGTCGAGCGTGAAGGGGATATGCTGGAATATGCAGGTATGACGCTGAAACGCGTTGACCGCCCAACGCAAGAATGTGCTGACTATTTGCAGAAAAACCCGCTGGATAGCAAGTTACCGTAA
- the fliZ gene encoding flagella biosynthesis regulatory protein FliZ — protein MTVQPLKKRPLSRYLKDFKHTQTHCAQCAKLLDRITLTRGGEIVSKTAIAQLDTLIDENGWQVERQSWAALCRFCGDLYCKEQEHYFDIIGFKEYLFEQTEMSHGTIREYVVRLRRLGNHLASQNIPAPSTPEAWLDDAFEAWLPLTSTNNYRIALRKYGQFQILNKNSAAHFQENKSTSDIY, from the coding sequence ATGACGGTGCAACCATTAAAAAAGCGTCCATTGAGCCGCTATTTAAAAGACTTTAAACACACACAAACTCACTGCGCGCAGTGTGCAAAATTGCTCGACAGAATCACACTAACGCGGGGCGGGGAGATCGTCAGTAAAACCGCCATCGCGCAGCTTGATACGTTAATTGATGAGAACGGCTGGCAGGTTGAACGCCAGTCCTGGGCGGCGCTGTGTCGTTTTTGCGGGGATTTATACTGCAAAGAGCAGGAGCACTATTTCGATATCATCGGTTTTAAAGAGTATCTGTTTGAGCAAACCGAGATGAGCCACGGCACCATCCGCGAATATGTGGTGCGCCTGCGTCGTCTGGGGAATCACTTAGCGTCACAAAACATTCCCGCGCCTTCCACGCCTGAGGCCTGGCTCGACGACGCATTCGAAGCGTGGTTACCGCTTACCAGCACCAATAACTACCGGATTGCTTTACGAAAGTACGGCCAGTTTCAGATCCTGAATAAAAATAGTGCCGCCCATTTCCAGGAAAATAAATCAACTTCTGATATATATTAA
- the fliD gene encoding flagellar filament capping protein FliD, protein MASVSSLGVGSNLPLDTLLTNLSTAEKGRLTPITAQQSSYSSKLTAYGTLKSAIEKFQTANTALNDATLFKSSTATSSNTDLVVSTGAGAAAGKYTISVTQLAQAQSLATGGIASATDKQSSVSSTDRTLIINQPGREKPLEIKLTDDQTSLNGIRDAINTADSGVSASVIKNKDGEFQLVISSAETGEDKAMTISVTGDSELNDLLGYDSKTKTGKLTQTIAPQNALLTINNIEVESGSNTVKDTPEGVTLTLNKEVTNATVTVTKSNDKATAAIKGWVDAYNAMLDTFSSLTKYSAVEAGADQSAGNGVLLGDSVVRTIQTGIRGQFTTGDTGSKFSTLSQIGIAQDPTTGKLKIDDDKLKTALSSNSVDTQKLLVGDGKTTGITTTTANLVKSYLADDGIIDSATTSINATLKSLTKQYLAVSDSIDETIARYKAQFTQLDTMMSKLNNTSTYLTQQFSSSSS, encoded by the coding sequence ATGGCTAGCGTTTCTTCATTAGGGGTAGGATCCAATCTGCCACTGGATACACTTTTAACAAACTTGAGTACTGCAGAGAAAGGTCGACTGACCCCGATTACGGCCCAGCAGTCCAGCTACAGCTCAAAACTGACGGCTTATGGCACGCTCAAAAGCGCGATTGAAAAATTCCAGACGGCGAATACCGCACTTAATGACGCTACCCTTTTTAAAAGCAGCACCGCCACCAGCAGCAATACTGATTTAGTGGTTAGCACCGGTGCGGGAGCCGCCGCCGGTAAATACACCATCAGCGTGACGCAACTGGCGCAGGCACAATCTCTTGCGACCGGCGGAATAGCCAGCGCAACTGACAAACAGAGCAGCGTTTCATCTACTGACCGCACACTGATCATCAACCAGCCAGGTCGTGAAAAACCTCTGGAGATCAAACTCACTGACGACCAGACCTCACTGAACGGCATTCGTGATGCGATTAACACCGCTGATAGTGGCGTCTCTGCCAGCGTGATTAAAAACAAAGACGGTGAGTTCCAGTTGGTTATCTCTTCTGCCGAAACCGGTGAAGATAAGGCCATGACGATTAGCGTCACCGGCGACAGCGAACTCAACGATCTGCTGGGTTATGATTCAAAAACCAAAACGGGCAAATTAACTCAAACTATTGCGCCTCAAAATGCCCTGTTAACCATCAATAATATCGAAGTAGAAAGCGGGAGTAACACCGTTAAAGATACGCCGGAAGGCGTCACCTTAACGTTGAATAAAGAAGTGACCAACGCAACGGTTACCGTCACTAAAAGCAATGATAAAGCGACCGCCGCCATTAAAGGCTGGGTTGATGCCTATAACGCCATGCTGGACACCTTTAGCTCGCTGACCAAATACAGCGCGGTAGAAGCGGGGGCAGATCAGAGCGCAGGCAACGGTGTACTGCTGGGCGACAGCGTGGTGCGTACTATCCAGACGGGCATTCGCGGCCAATTTACCACCGGCGATACTGGCTCTAAATTCAGCACACTCTCCCAAATCGGCATTGCCCAGGACCCGACCACCGGCAAACTGAAAATCGATGACGATAAGCTGAAAACCGCGCTTAGCAGCAACTCTGTTGATACCCAAAAATTACTGGTCGGTGACGGTAAAACCACCGGCATCACCACCACCACCGCTAACCTGGTAAAAAGCTATCTGGCGGACGACGGCATTATCGACAGCGCCACCACCAGTATTAACGCCACGCTCAAAAGCCTGACGAAACAGTATCTGGCGGTTAGCGACAGCATTGATGAAACCATTGCCCGATACAAAGCTCAGTTTACGCAACTCGATACCATGATGAGCAAGCTGAACAACACCAGTACCTATCTGACTCAACAATTCTCATCCAGCAGTTCCTGA
- the yedF gene encoding sulfurtransferase-like selenium metabolism protein YedF: MSHNYIPDFRLDMLGEPCPYPAVATLEAMPQLAKGQILEVVSDCPQSINNIPLDAKNHGYTVLDIQQDGPTIRYLIQR; the protein is encoded by the coding sequence ATGAGCCACAATTATATTCCTGACTTCCGCCTGGATATGCTGGGCGAGCCCTGCCCTTACCCGGCGGTAGCGACGCTTGAAGCGATGCCACAGTTAGCAAAAGGCCAAATTCTGGAAGTGGTTAGCGACTGCCCGCAGTCGATCAATAACATCCCGCTGGATGCTAAAAACCACGGATACACCGTGCTGGATATTCAGCAGGATGGCCCAACCATCCGCTATTTGATTCAGCGTTAA
- the fliE gene encoding flagellar hook-basal body complex protein FliE, whose product MAIQGIEGVLQQLQATALSAGNPVQNYEPKVSFAGELQAALGRISETQTAARTQAEKFALGTPGVALNDVMVDLQKSSVSLQMGIQVRNKLVSAYQEVMNMQV is encoded by the coding sequence ATGGCGATTCAGGGCATTGAAGGCGTACTTCAGCAGTTGCAGGCAACGGCGCTATCGGCGGGGAATCCGGTTCAAAATTATGAACCTAAAGTGAGCTTTGCCGGTGAGCTCCAGGCAGCACTTGGGCGCATCAGCGAAACGCAAACCGCGGCTCGCACCCAAGCTGAGAAATTTGCGCTTGGTACGCCAGGCGTTGCGCTGAATGATGTGATGGTCGATCTGCAAAAATCGTCGGTTTCGCTACAGATGGGCATTCAGGTGCGTAATAAGCTGGTGTCGGCTTACCAGGAAGTCATGAACATGCAGGTTTAG